AAAACACAATATGAACATCTTCATCTTTTTTTTGCAGATCCTCTAAACAGTCGTAAAGTGGTTGAGGATTCATTACCATCCCTGCTCCACCACCAACTGCAGTATCATCTACTTTAAGATGTTTATTTTTTGAGTAATCTCTAGGGTTTAGATACTCAATATCTAAAAGTCCCTTTTCGATCGCTCTTTTTAAAATTGAGTCACCGAAATAACCCTCAATCAAATTTGAAAAAAGGGTTACAAAAGTAAAAGTCATTATGAAGCTTCTAAGATATCAATCCCACCACTTACAGTGATTTTTTTGTTATCTATATCCACATCTTTTTTAAACGGTTCTATAAAAGGGATTAAAAACCTTTTTGAACGTCCCTCTTTTACCAATGACTCATCAGTGTCAACTACTAAATAGTTTGTAATATTTAGACGCTGTACTTCGTACACTTTACCTAAAAGCTTTCCATCTTCGAAAACTTTACAATCTTCTAAATCAAACCAAAAATACTCACCATCTTCAAGATGACAATTTTTTCTAGTATCTTCATAAGTTGTATAAAGTTTTGCGTTTGTAAACTTTTTTGCATCTTCGGGATTGCTAATATTGTTAATCTTAACAAGACCCTTCTCTAAATTTACGTCACTAAGAACAATTTTGTCATTCTTATTGATAAAAAAACTTGCTCCTGATACAAACTGTTCAGGAAAGTCACTTTGGATATGTAA
Above is a window of Sulfurimonas marina DNA encoding:
- the rimM gene encoding ribosome maturation factor RimM (Essential for efficient processing of 16S rRNA) is translated as MNKKLLHIATIGKTVGIKGDMKLHIQSDFPEQFVSGASFFINKNDKIVLSDVNLEKGLVKINNISNPEDAKKFTNAKLYTTYEDTRKNCHLEDGEYFWFDLEDCKVFEDGKLLGKVYEVQRLNITNYLVVDTDESLVKEGRSKRFLIPFIEPFKKDVDIDNKKITVSGGIDILEAS